The following coding sequences are from one Granulicella arctica window:
- a CDS encoding inositol-3-phosphate synthase: MSTPEAATQAAASIKPATGKLGVMIPGMGAVATTLIAGVEAVRRGFAKPIGSISQMGTIRLGKRTDANSPLIKDFVPIAQLDDLVFTGWDIFGGNLYDAAKTAQVLDRDQLESMRPYLESIEPMPAAFDQHYVKRLTGQKVKTGKNKCDLANQIRNDIAEFKTKTDRQVMIWCGSTEIFMEHAPVHQTLAAFEKGLVDDDPSITPSMLYAWAALKEGIPFANGAPNLTVDIPALQELSKKMNAPICGKDFKTGQTFIKTVLAPAFKTRMLGVSGWYSTNILGNRDGEVLDDPDSFKTKEVSKLGVLEHIFQPELHPDLYKDLYHKVRINYYPPRGDNKEGWDNIDIFGWLGYPMQLKVDFLCRDSILAAPLALDLILFIDLAARTPSLRGLGIQEWLSFYFKDPDTAPGVYPEHDLFIQSMKLKNTLRHIMGEDLITHLGLDYYGD, from the coding sequence ATGTCTACACCCGAAGCCGCCACGCAAGCCGCGGCCAGCATTAAACCTGCAACTGGAAAATTAGGCGTCATGATTCCCGGCATGGGAGCCGTCGCCACCACTCTTATCGCCGGCGTGGAAGCCGTGCGCCGCGGTTTTGCGAAACCCATCGGCTCCATCTCGCAGATGGGGACGATTCGTCTGGGCAAGCGCACCGATGCTAACAGCCCATTGATTAAGGATTTTGTTCCTATTGCTCAGCTCGACGACCTCGTCTTCACCGGATGGGATATCTTCGGCGGCAATCTCTACGATGCGGCGAAGACCGCGCAGGTGCTCGACCGCGACCAGTTGGAGTCGATGAGACCGTATCTTGAGTCGATCGAGCCGATGCCTGCGGCCTTCGACCAGCACTACGTCAAGCGTCTTACCGGCCAAAAGGTGAAGACCGGCAAGAACAAGTGCGATCTCGCGAACCAGATCCGCAACGACATCGCAGAGTTCAAGACGAAGACCGATCGCCAGGTGATGATCTGGTGCGGGTCGACTGAGATCTTCATGGAGCATGCGCCGGTTCACCAGACGCTTGCGGCCTTCGAGAAGGGGCTCGTCGATGACGATCCGTCGATCACGCCCTCCATGTTGTATGCGTGGGCTGCTCTGAAGGAGGGCATTCCCTTCGCGAACGGGGCTCCGAACCTGACTGTCGATATTCCGGCGCTACAGGAGCTGTCGAAGAAGATGAACGCGCCGATCTGCGGCAAGGACTTCAAGACGGGGCAGACCTTCATCAAGACGGTGCTCGCGCCTGCCTTCAAGACTCGCATGCTTGGTGTCTCGGGTTGGTACTCGACCAACATCCTTGGTAACCGCGATGGTGAGGTTCTGGACGATCCCGATTCCTTCAAGACGAAGGAGGTATCGAAGCTTGGCGTGCTCGAGCATATCTTCCAGCCAGAGCTGCACCCGGATCTATACAAGGATCTTTACCATAAGGTTCGCATTAATTACTATCCGCCACGTGGTGATAACAAGGAGGGCTGGGACAATATAGATATCTTCGGCTGGCTCGGTTATCCGATGCAGCTTAAGGTGGACTTCCTCTGCCGCGATTCGATCCTTGCGGCTCCGCTTGCGCTCGACCTCATCCTGTTCATAGACCTGGCAGCGCGTACGCCGAGTCTGCGCGGCCTCGGCATTCAAGAGTGGCTGAGCTTCTACTTCAAGGATCCCGACACCGCGCCAGGCGTCTATCCGGAGCACGATCTGTTCATCCAGTCGATGAAGCTGAAGAACACGCTGCGCCACATTATGGGTGAGGACCTAATC
- a CDS encoding DedA family protein, producing the protein MSEKIIALLVAAISSGGYASVILLMAIQSACIPIPSEVIMPLAGYALAHTQLDLIILASLASLASNLGSIPAYWVGARGGRPMVERYGSWMLLSRRDLDRVDHFFARFGSITVLIGRMLPIVRTFIAFPAGVAKMNQLRFHLYTFIGSWPWCYALAYVGMKLGAQWDTNPQFKAVFHRFHLGVEVVLLVLFVLFVTSHWKNRIKTEPA; encoded by the coding sequence ATGTCTGAAAAAATTATTGCGCTCCTTGTCGCTGCGATCAGCAGCGGTGGCTACGCCAGTGTCATTCTCCTGATGGCGATCCAGTCCGCCTGCATTCCGATTCCATCGGAGGTCATCATGCCCCTTGCGGGTTATGCTCTGGCCCATACGCAACTGGATCTGATCATTCTGGCGTCGCTGGCGTCACTGGCGTCGAACCTCGGCTCCATTCCTGCCTATTGGGTTGGTGCTCGTGGAGGCCGTCCCATGGTGGAGCGCTATGGGAGCTGGATGCTCCTTAGCCGACGCGATCTCGATCGCGTGGATCACTTCTTTGCGCGTTTTGGTTCTATCACCGTGCTCATTGGTCGTATGTTGCCCATCGTTCGCACCTTTATCGCTTTTCCTGCCGGTGTAGCGAAGATGAACCAGCTCCGCTTTCACCTCTATACGTTCATCGGATCGTGGCCCTGGTGCTATGCGCTGGCGTATGTTGGCATGAAGCTCGGTGCACAATGGGATACTAATCCGCAATTTAAGGCAGTCTTTCATCGATTCCATCTGGGGGTCGAGGTTGTGCTGCTGGTGTTGTTTGTATTGTTCGTCACCTCGCACTGGAAGAACCGCATCAAGACCGAGCCAGCGTAG
- a CDS encoding chlorite dismutase family protein — protein sequence MADSIMAMATATAGTATPGATAVGRPASSYAAHDPSKPPVKRQIVCFSFYKVMPEWRRLPAEEKAAHKQAFSDVLAKWNKPGEFLSLTYSTVGTRGDVDMCIWSIGYAVEELNRMRSELMATPLGGYLNSPHNFLAMTKRSQYQIDREDESEGEGRGAIRPGGQKYIFIYPFWKTRPWYLLPATERKRLMDEHIRIGLLYPRVKINTTYSFGIDDQEFVVAFETNFPDDFLDLVQQLRETEISMYTLQDTPIFSCVRLPAAEMLDRLG from the coding sequence ATGGCAGATTCCATTATGGCTATGGCAACAGCAACGGCAGGCACGGCAACACCAGGCGCAACCGCGGTCGGACGGCCTGCAAGTTCGTACGCTGCCCACGATCCTTCGAAGCCGCCCGTAAAGCGCCAGATCGTCTGCTTCAGCTTCTACAAAGTGATGCCTGAGTGGCGTCGGCTACCTGCCGAAGAGAAAGCCGCGCATAAGCAGGCCTTCTCCGATGTCCTCGCTAAGTGGAACAAACCAGGCGAGTTCCTTTCGCTCACATATTCCACCGTAGGCACGCGCGGCGATGTGGATATGTGCATCTGGTCCATCGGCTACGCCGTCGAGGAGCTGAATCGCATGCGCAGTGAGCTGATGGCCACACCGTTGGGCGGCTACCTCAATTCGCCCCATAACTTCCTTGCTATGACCAAGCGCTCGCAGTACCAGATTGATCGCGAGGATGAGAGTGAGGGCGAGGGGCGAGGGGCGATTCGTCCCGGTGGCCAGAAATATATCTTTATCTATCCGTTCTGGAAGACGCGTCCCTGGTATCTTTTGCCAGCAACAGAGCGGAAGCGGCTGATGGACGAGCACATCCGCATAGGGCTGTTGTATCCGCGGGTCAAGATCAACACCACATATTCTTTCGGCATCGACGATCAGGAGTTTGTCGTCGCGTTCGAGACGAACTTTCCCGATGACTTTCTCGACCTGGTACAGCAGCTTCGGGAGACCGAGATCAGCATGTATACCTTGCAGGACACGCCTATCTTCAGCTGCGTTCGGCTGCCCGCAGCGGAGATGCTCGATCGACTGGGATAA
- the nth gene encoding endonuclease III, producing the protein MSATKAVKPVGTIKQIATGAKARAIAASEPVAPKKKPGKTKKPLAPERVAAILDALCKAYPNAVCALTHRSAWELTVATILSAQCTDVRVNLVTPSLFKTFPTPKAMAAASLPEIEELIRTTGFFRNKAKSIQGAAKCVVEDYGNKVPQTMEELLKLPGVARKTANVVLGSWFKIADGVVVDTHVLRISKRLELTENTTPEKVERDLIKVIPQDHWIDYSHEIIFHGRQLCVARKPRCVDCSLETLCNSSDKTWTSH; encoded by the coding sequence ATGTCTGCAACCAAAGCAGTTAAACCTGTTGGGACGATCAAGCAAATAGCGACGGGAGCGAAGGCGCGGGCTATCGCCGCCAGCGAGCCCGTCGCTCCCAAAAAGAAGCCCGGGAAGACGAAGAAGCCTCTTGCCCCCGAGCGCGTTGCGGCGATTCTCGACGCGTTGTGCAAGGCATATCCGAATGCTGTTTGTGCGCTAACGCACCGTTCCGCGTGGGAGCTGACTGTCGCAACCATCCTGTCGGCACAGTGCACGGATGTTCGAGTCAATCTTGTAACTCCTTCACTCTTCAAGACTTTCCCAACACCCAAAGCAATGGCTGCAGCTTCCTTGCCTGAGATCGAGGAGCTGATTCGGACGACTGGCTTCTTTCGGAACAAGGCAAAGTCGATCCAGGGTGCGGCGAAATGTGTCGTCGAGGACTATGGAAACAAGGTGCCCCAGACGATGGAGGAGCTGCTGAAGCTGCCCGGCGTGGCGCGGAAGACCGCAAATGTGGTGCTGGGTTCGTGGTTCAAGATTGCGGATGGCGTTGTTGTCGATACCCATGTCCTTCGCATCAGCAAACGACTGGAACTTACTGAAAATACTACACCTGAGAAAGTTGAGCGCGATCTAATAAAGGTGATTCCACAGGACCATTGGATCGACTATTCGCACGAGATTATCTTTCATGGGCGGCAGTTGTGCGTGGCGCGGAAGCCTCGCTGCGTGGACTGCTCGCTGGAGACGTTGTGCAACTCCTCCGATAAGACCTGGACGTCGCATTGA
- a CDS encoding uroporphyrinogen-III synthase: protein MPLTGKRILITRTRQQASELAACLESLGAQPILIPTIELAPPSSFQTLDAALSNLSSFDWLLFTSANAVQSFAQRAQHLNLIPNPKQIAVIGPATAKAVQRIGLTPNLIPPKFVAESLVEALTPHAPGASMLLVRAEQARDILPDTLAAAGAHLTIVPAYRTITPPNSIAALHEILTDPNRYPDAITFTSSSTVTNLVTLLEAADLTLPETIVRASIGSITSRTLRDLGYPPNLEADEATIASLCEALERHFSAE, encoded by the coding sequence ATGCCCCTAACCGGCAAACGCATCCTCATCACCCGAACCCGCCAGCAAGCCTCAGAGCTAGCCGCGTGCCTCGAATCCCTCGGCGCGCAACCCATCCTCATCCCCACCATCGAGCTTGCCCCACCCAGCTCTTTCCAAACGCTCGACGCCGCCCTTAGCAACCTCAGCAGCTTCGACTGGCTCCTCTTCACCAGCGCCAACGCTGTCCAGTCCTTCGCCCAACGCGCCCAGCACCTCAACCTCATTCCAAACCCGAAACAGATCGCCGTCATCGGTCCAGCCACCGCCAAAGCAGTGCAAAGAATCGGCCTCACCCCAAACCTCATCCCACCAAAGTTCGTAGCCGAGTCCCTAGTCGAGGCCCTTACGCCCCACGCTCCCGGAGCCTCCATGCTCCTCGTCCGCGCCGAGCAGGCCCGCGACATCCTTCCCGACACTCTCGCCGCCGCCGGAGCGCACCTGACCATCGTTCCCGCCTACCGAACCATCACCCCACCCAACTCCATCGCCGCCCTCCACGAAATCCTCACCGACCCCAACCGCTACCCCGACGCCATCACCTTCACCAGCTCCTCCACCGTTACCAACCTCGTCACCCTCCTCGAAGCTGCTGACCTTACCCTCCCCGAAACCATCGTCCGAGCCTCCATCGGTTCCATCACCTCCCGAACCCTCCGCGACCTCGGCTATCCTCCAAACCTCGAGGCCGACGAAGCCACCATCGCCAGCCTCTGCGAAGCCCTGGAACGTCACTTCTCAGCCGAGTAA
- the hemC gene encoding hydroxymethylbilane synthase, whose amino-acid sequence MKEIIRIGSRGSQLALWQANHILYALRDAGYHAELEIIRTTGDRMQQPGFVPPPNLDGKGIFIKEIEEALQEGRIDLAVHCLKDLPTQLASQFSLAAIPKRADARDVWVCEPYWALHTLPEGGRVGTTSPRRRAQLLALRPDLEFVEIRGNIDTRLKKLEKGDADALVLAAAGLDRLKRAEWVHQRFSPEEMCPAPGQGALALETRAIDHPVDEAHDAYVRNAIAFFEHPHTRFCTTAERAVLNALGGGCQLPIGAHCTPEDGHYRLYAQVVAPDGEAMVQLSATTPCTSDPNELGEQIAADLIARGALNLLNASV is encoded by the coding sequence ATGAAAGAGATCATTCGCATCGGCTCCCGGGGCTCGCAGCTCGCCCTCTGGCAGGCTAACCACATCCTCTACGCCCTCCGCGACGCAGGCTACCACGCCGAGCTCGAGATCATCCGCACCACCGGCGACCGCATGCAGCAGCCCGGCTTCGTCCCGCCACCCAACCTCGACGGCAAAGGCATCTTCATCAAGGAGATCGAAGAGGCCCTGCAAGAGGGCCGCATCGATCTCGCTGTACACTGCCTCAAAGATCTCCCCACCCAGCTTGCCTCCCAGTTCAGCCTCGCTGCCATCCCCAAACGCGCCGACGCCCGCGACGTCTGGGTCTGCGAGCCCTACTGGGCGCTCCACACCCTCCCGGAAGGAGGCCGCGTCGGCACCACCAGCCCGCGTCGCCGAGCCCAGCTCCTCGCCCTCCGCCCCGACCTCGAGTTCGTCGAGATCCGCGGCAACATCGACACCCGCCTCAAAAAACTAGAAAAGGGAGACGCCGACGCCCTCGTCTTAGCCGCAGCCGGCCTCGACCGCCTCAAGCGCGCCGAGTGGGTCCATCAACGCTTCTCTCCCGAAGAAATGTGTCCGGCCCCTGGCCAGGGAGCCCTAGCCCTCGAAACCCGCGCCATCGACCACCCCGTCGACGAAGCCCACGACGCCTACGTCCGCAACGCCATCGCCTTCTTCGAGCACCCTCACACCCGCTTCTGCACCACCGCCGAGCGTGCCGTCCTCAACGCCCTAGGCGGCGGCTGTCAACTTCCCATCGGAGCCCACTGCACCCCCGAAGATGGCCACTACCGCCTCTACGCCCAGGTAGTCGCCCCCGACGGCGAAGCCATGGTCCAACTCTCCGCCACCACCCCATGCACCTCCGACCCTAACGAATTAGGTGAACAGATAGCCGCCGACCTGATCGCCCGAGGCGCCCTCAACCTCCTCAACGCATCCGTCTAA
- a CDS encoding PAS domain-containing protein: MATSTVLPVDTQATREMILEGDFENIEFRGEIQSGHLVVEGILADQSAIDDIPVGIYVLEKDGTLIKCNQTAIAAWGRSPALGASEKYCGAHILRYPSGEVMPHEHAPPSVVIKNGGTVRNADAICEQPGGQRLLALANIFPIRDHKDEVIGAVNIFRHNTSKTVPGLSV, translated from the coding sequence ATGGCGACGAGTACGGTACTTCCAGTTGATACTCAGGCAACGCGCGAAATGATCTTGGAGGGTGACTTCGAGAACATCGAATTTCGAGGAGAAATCCAGAGCGGGCATCTTGTCGTTGAGGGAATTCTTGCGGATCAATCGGCGATCGATGACATCCCCGTGGGAATCTATGTTCTGGAAAAGGATGGAACCCTTATCAAATGCAATCAAACGGCGATTGCAGCCTGGGGACGCTCTCCTGCCCTGGGAGCCTCGGAGAAGTACTGCGGAGCTCACATACTCCGCTATCCGTCGGGTGAGGTGATGCCCCACGAACACGCACCGCCATCCGTGGTGATCAAGAATGGTGGTACTGTTCGCAACGCCGACGCGATCTGCGAGCAGCCAGGCGGGCAACGCCTTCTGGCCCTGGCCAACATCTTCCCCATCCGCGATCACAAAGATGAGGTAATTGGAGCGGTCAATATCTTCCGACACAACACCAGCAAGACCGTTCCCGGCCTCAGTGTTTAG
- the hemA gene encoding glutamyl-tRNA reductase: MSETTRSLVLLGINHNTAPIEVRERLAIPAGRLADATRTLLHQPGIHEGLILSTCNRVELLTLQDDTTPDLPRFLHEYFAVPIATLTPHLYEFREREAVRHLFRVASSLDSMVVGEPQILGQVKESYTVAREVGAVQTNLEALLQRTFTVAKKIRSETQIGSSSVSIASVAVDLARKIFGNLQGKTVLLVGAGKMSELAARHLIQQGAASILVANRTEAHAQRLAAEFLHSPASTTVIPYDELYAQAARADIVITSTGAPHKIFGRSHGQHFLERRRHRPMFFIDIAVPRDVDPSMNEVEGCFVYDIDDLQQVAQANLADRSREAQAAESIVAREVDKYQQRLQSRDAVPAILALQQNAESIREAELARSAAKLATLTPEQRDAVEALTRSLTAKLLHPQLTALRKPSTKDPE, translated from the coding sequence ATGAGCGAGACCACGCGCAGTCTCGTGCTGTTAGGCATCAACCACAACACCGCGCCCATCGAGGTCCGCGAGCGCCTCGCCATCCCCGCAGGCCGCCTCGCCGACGCTACGCGCACCCTCCTCCACCAGCCCGGCATCCACGAGGGCCTCATCCTCTCCACCTGCAACCGCGTCGAACTCCTCACCCTCCAGGACGACACCACCCCCGACCTGCCCCGCTTCCTCCACGAGTACTTCGCCGTTCCCATCGCCACTCTCACCCCCCACCTCTACGAGTTCCGCGAGCGCGAAGCCGTCCGCCATCTCTTCCGCGTCGCCAGCTCCCTCGACTCCATGGTCGTCGGCGAGCCCCAGATCCTCGGCCAGGTCAAAGAGTCCTACACCGTAGCCCGCGAGGTCGGCGCCGTCCAGACCAACCTCGAAGCCCTCCTCCAGCGCACCTTCACCGTAGCCAAAAAAATCCGCAGCGAAACCCAGATCGGCTCCAGCTCCGTCTCCATCGCCAGCGTCGCCGTCGACCTCGCCCGCAAGATCTTCGGCAACCTGCAAGGCAAGACCGTCCTCCTCGTCGGAGCCGGCAAAATGTCCGAGCTAGCCGCCCGTCACCTCATCCAGCAGGGAGCCGCCAGCATCCTCGTCGCCAACCGGACCGAGGCCCACGCCCAGCGCCTCGCCGCCGAGTTCCTCCACTCGCCCGCCTCCACCACCGTCATCCCCTACGACGAGCTCTACGCCCAGGCCGCCCGAGCCGACATCGTCATCACCTCCACCGGAGCCCCGCATAAGATCTTTGGCCGCTCCCACGGCCAGCACTTCCTCGAGCGCCGCCGCCACCGCCCCATGTTCTTCATCGACATCGCCGTTCCACGCGACGTCGATCCCAGCATGAACGAGGTCGAAGGCTGCTTCGTCTACGACATCGACGACCTCCAGCAGGTCGCCCAGGCCAACCTCGCCGACCGCAGCCGCGAAGCCCAGGCCGCCGAGTCCATCGTCGCTCGCGAGGTCGATAAGTATCAGCAGCGGTTACAATCCCGCGACGCCGTCCCCGCCATCCTCGCCCTCCAGCAAAACGCCGAGTCCATCCGCGAGGCCGAACTCGCCCGCTCCGCCGCCAAACTCGCCACCCTCACCCCCGAGCAGCGCGATGCAGTCGAAGCCCTCACCCGCTCCCTCACCGCCAAGCTCCTCCACCCCCAACTCACCGCCCTCCGCAAGCCCTCCACCAAAGACCCCGAATAA
- the ccsA gene encoding cytochrome c biogenesis protein CcsA: MSLLWLKVAVLLYGIAALAVLPAALAATPERSRSGWSRIAIPTTIAALLFHFVSLAEMLNAAHHRLPVETHEIQSLFALLLAAAFLLVYWRFRTVSLGIFVLPLVFLLGVLAAFRPGQETLPIHSTGWILLHIALLLAAYAALILSLLASLFYLIQERRLKKKAPTLLWLPPLETTDQIALKSLLYGFPCMTAGLLIGSVIAQQTIGSTFFLDPKVLLSFAMWFAYAIMIFIRRHSGLRGRRAVYLSSFVFLVVLAVWAANQLSSVHRFTTP, translated from the coding sequence ATGTCACTCCTCTGGCTCAAAGTCGCGGTTCTCCTCTACGGCATAGCCGCGCTCGCCGTCCTTCCTGCCGCGCTCGCCGCCACCCCTGAGCGCAGCCGAAGCGGCTGGAGCCGCATCGCCATCCCCACCACCATCGCCGCACTGCTCTTCCACTTCGTCTCGCTCGCCGAGATGCTCAACGCCGCCCACCATCGCCTCCCCGTCGAAACCCACGAAATACAGAGCCTCTTCGCCCTCCTGCTCGCCGCCGCCTTCCTTCTCGTCTACTGGCGATTCCGCACCGTCTCCCTCGGCATCTTTGTCCTTCCCCTCGTCTTCCTCCTCGGCGTGCTCGCCGCCTTCCGCCCCGGCCAGGAGACCCTCCCCATCCACAGCACCGGCTGGATCCTCCTCCACATAGCTCTCCTGCTCGCCGCCTACGCCGCCCTCATCCTCTCGCTTCTAGCGTCGCTGTTCTATCTCATTCAAGAACGCCGCCTCAAGAAGAAGGCCCCCACGCTCCTCTGGCTCCCACCCCTCGAAACCACCGACCAGATCGCCCTCAAGAGCCTCCTCTACGGCTTCCCCTGCATGACCGCCGGTCTCCTCATCGGCTCCGTCATCGCGCAGCAGACCATCGGCTCCACCTTCTTCCTCGACCCCAAGGTCCTGCTCTCCTTCGCCATGTGGTTCGCCTACGCCATCATGATCTTCATCCGCCGCCACTCCGGCCTCCGCGGACGTCGCGCCGTCTATCTCTCCAGCTTCGTCTTCCTCGTCGTCCTCGCCGTCTGGGCTGCCAACCAGCTCTCCAGCGTCCACAGGTTCACCACTCCATGA
- a CDS encoding peptide-N4-asparagine amidase: protein MLSSVRNTAIALFGAAALVAVVPAQVVIPNPPSPQIGSSNPVSAEPLVSRPSTTPCVVTLFSNLEFIDFNDKPITYTPPADCKGPWAKVVLTADFTVTAGRQYDRTAKFFLGGANIYFGTTAEPRSALSPSWHIERDVTDLSALFKDTQVGVASIANYYGVSGGVDYNGAIYSSATLEFYPASFRDPAPATPTAVYSFPTNETGRVSSSTDTVSGTFTLPRNTVRAYLDLVTQSQSSDEFWYTCVPNDVANELENCGNTGFRQTLVTIDGTPAGIAPVYPWIYTGGIDPYLWEPIPGVQTLNFKPYRVDLTPFAAQLNDGSSHTVAVSVYNADSGFDITGSLLLFADPFRPIVTGATTKNTLTATAAPTIAENLKTDTSGNITGTVNVTASSKYTIGGYVNTSFGRVDTTVEQTGTFANLQTYNITATQYQQLLTQTTTAHQVTTTRNGIFTDTKIRDVSYPLTLNYNQLGNADGTTAITTTVNQQNIDTLKQPFFGLPITLAASHETIQAADTLNYNAAGNFVSHTPTATTGQYRSFQLFEGCYDRTLTSVNSVLTAITDGKHCDDLK from the coding sequence GTGCTCTCCTCTGTACGAAACACCGCTATCGCGCTCTTCGGCGCCGCCGCTCTCGTCGCGGTCGTGCCCGCCCAGGTCGTCATCCCGAACCCGCCCAGCCCGCAGATAGGCTCCTCCAACCCCGTCTCCGCCGAGCCCCTCGTCTCCCGCCCCAGCACCACCCCCTGCGTCGTCACCCTCTTCTCCAACCTCGAGTTCATCGACTTCAACGATAAGCCCATCACCTACACCCCACCCGCCGACTGCAAAGGTCCCTGGGCCAAGGTCGTCCTCACCGCCGACTTCACCGTCACCGCCGGCCGCCAGTACGACCGCACCGCCAAGTTCTTCCTCGGCGGAGCCAACATCTACTTCGGCACCACCGCCGAGCCCCGCTCAGCCCTCTCGCCCTCCTGGCACATCGAGCGCGACGTCACCGACCTCAGCGCCCTCTTCAAGGACACCCAGGTCGGCGTCGCCAGCATCGCCAACTACTATGGCGTCTCCGGCGGCGTCGACTACAACGGAGCCATCTACTCCTCCGCTACCCTCGAGTTCTACCCCGCCTCCTTCCGCGACCCCGCGCCCGCCACCCCCACCGCCGTCTACTCCTTTCCCACCAACGAGACCGGCCGCGTCAGCTCCAGCACCGACACCGTAAGCGGAACCTTCACCCTCCCACGCAACACCGTCCGCGCCTACCTCGATCTCGTCACCCAGTCCCAGTCCTCCGACGAGTTCTGGTACACCTGCGTCCCCAACGACGTCGCCAACGAGCTCGAAAACTGTGGCAACACCGGCTTCCGCCAGACCCTCGTCACCATCGATGGCACCCCCGCCGGCATCGCGCCCGTCTACCCCTGGATCTACACCGGCGGCATCGACCCCTACCTCTGGGAGCCCATCCCCGGCGTCCAGACCCTCAACTTCAAGCCCTACCGCGTCGATCTCACCCCCTTCGCCGCCCAGCTCAACGACGGCAGCTCCCATACCGTCGCCGTCAGCGTCTATAACGCCGACAGCGGCTTTGACATCACCGGCTCACTTCTCCTCTTCGCCGATCCCTTCCGCCCCATCGTCACCGGCGCAACCACCAAAAACACCCTCACTGCCACCGCCGCACCCACTATCGCCGAAAACCTGAAGACCGACACCAGCGGCAACATCACCGGCACCGTCAACGTCACCGCCTCGAGCAAGTACACCATCGGCGGTTACGTCAACACCTCCTTCGGCCGCGTCGATACCACCGTAGAGCAGACCGGCACCTTCGCCAACCTCCAGACCTACAACATCACCGCCACGCAGTATCAGCAGCTCCTCACCCAGACCACCACCGCCCACCAGGTCACCACTACCCGCAACGGCATCTTCACCGACACCAAAATCCGCGACGTCTCCTACCCGCTCACCCTCAACTACAATCAGCTCGGTAACGCCGACGGCACCACCGCCATCACCACCACCGTCAATCAGCAGAATATCGACACCCTCAAACAGCCCTTCTTCGGCCTCCCAATCACCCTCGCTGCCAGCCACGAGACCATCCAGGCCGCCGACACCCTCAACTACAACGCCGCCGGAAACTTCGTCTCCCACACCCCCACCGCCACCACCGGCCAGTACCGCAGCTTCCAGCTCTTCGAAGGCTGCTACGACCGCACCCTCACCTCAGTCAACTCAGTCCTAACCGCCATCACCGACGGAAAGCACTGCGACGACCTGAAATAA